ACGGAGAGACGGTGACGCTGCGGACGATCGAGGACGAAGACCTCGGGTTCATCCAACGCGAGCGCTCGGCCCCGGGCGTCTGGCGGACACTCGGGTGGCCGTTTCCTTCCAACAGCGAGCAACTCCAGGAGTTCTACGAGGAGACCATCTCCGACGAGGAGACGATTCACCTCCTGATCACGGTCGCCGAAGAGCCGGTCGGTATGGTGAGCTTCCACGAAGTCTCAGCGGACGCCTGGCGTGGAGAACTCGGCTATTGGGTGGCGACGGAGCATCACGGTAACGGGTACGCGACCGATGCCGTCGGCACGCTCGTCGAGTACGGCTTTCGCGACCTGGGCTTTCACCGCATCGAAGCGAAGGTATTCGACGGTAACGGCCCTTCACGAACCGTTCTCGAAAATCTCGGATTCACGCACGAAGGCGTTCACCGCGAGGCAGTCTTCTCCGATGGCGGGTTTCGGGACGTCCACTGGTACGGCCTGCTCGCAGACGAGTGGGATCTCGACGTCGAGTGAGGTGACTTCCGGCGTCGTTACCAGTCGACCGAGACGGTTCCGTCTCCGTGAGGATCGGGGGCGATCTCCTCGTCAGTCCGGCGATCGATCACGTGGATCACGCCGTCGTCTTTCTTGGCCGGACAGACCGCCGCGGCGCGGACGTTCTCTTCGAGCTCCGTCTCGTCGATGAAGTAGCCCTTCGGCCGGGCGATGCCCGTCTCCAGATCGAGGTCCCAGTTGTCGGCCACCTGAGCGCACTTGCCCGCGCCGATACACTTGTTGGCCTCGAAGATGATCTTGTAGGGTTTTTCCGCGATCGGTGGCGCGTCGCGCTCACCGACCGAGGCGGGATCGATCGCCCCCTCGTTTGGCCCGTCGTCGCTCATATCAACCCAATCAGTCGCCGGCGGTATGCCACTAGCGGTCGCCACAAATCACGCCCGAACTGCAGGGCCACTTCAGTCCTGAATCGTGACCGATTCGAGCCGGACGTCTTCGACCGGGTTGTCCTGGGGGCCGGTCTCGACGCTGCCGATCTCCCGCACCACGTCCATCCCGTCGATCACTTCGCCGAAGACGGGGTGGTCGCCGTCGAGGTGCGGTTGGGCATCGAGCGTGATGAAGAACTGCGAGCCGTTCGTGTCGGGGCCGCGGTTGGCCATCGAGAGGACGCCGGGGCCGTCGTGGCCCAATTCGTCGTGGAACTCGTCGTCGAAGGTGTAGCCCGGGCCGCCCCGGCCGGTGCCCGTGGGGTCGCCCATCTGGAGCATGAAGTCCTCGATGACGCGGTGGATCTCGATGTCTTCGTAGAAGGCGTCACCGCGGGTCTCGCCGGTTTCGGGATCTTCCCAGGTCGGCGTGTCGGGGGCGGGATCGGCGTTTGCCGCCGGGTCGTGGGTCGCGAGGTTGACGAAGTTCTCGACGGTGCGGGGCGCACGCTCGTCGTACAGCTCGACTTCGATATCGCCGTGTGTCGTTTCGAGGGTCGCAGTCAGATCGCTCATGGCTGTGTCGACGAGTGGGGGATGGATAACCGTGGTGGTCGGCGGCGGGCAGATGTTTACAGGCCCGCCAGTGTCACCGTATTGAGGGCGACTACCACCAGCGTCACGATACCGAACCCAAACAGGACGAGGCGTGCCGACCGGCCATCCAGATAGTGCCAGGTCAACACGAGCACCACGAGGGCCAGGAGTTTCAACGCCCCGATGCCCGGCGTCCCGTAGGTTTCCATGAACGCGCGCGCAACTGCGTTCCCTTCGGGCACGCCCGCAGCGACCCCAACCATCGTGGTCACGACGTCGATCGCCGCACCGACGAGGACGACCGCCCACAGGACGGCATCCGATTCCGGCAGCGGCCGCGGTTCGAGGAATGCTTCGAGGGCGACTAGGCCCGCCTGGAACCACGCCGGCACGACTCGTTCGGGCAGGGTTTTCGGATCCATGCTTTCATCAGGGTGGGGGCTGGGTCCTCGCCGCTTAGGACAGTCGATCGTCGTACGTCGGCGAGCGGTAGTAATTGAGATAGAACGTCCGGCCACAGCCGTCCTTGCCAGGGATGGGGCCGTCTGGCCGGCCGGTCGTCGACGTGGCAACGTCCTCGACGGCCCGTTCGGGCGCATCGACGTCCCCGAGGCAGACAAACTCGATGCCATCGGCGGCCGCGAGGTCGCCGGTCGTCGCCGCGTACTCCCGGTCGGTGTCCGGCTGTGGCCGGACCGACCCGTCCCGGAGTTCCGGGCTTCGCTCGATGCTCGTGACCGCCCCACAGTACGGGCAGTAATACGAAACTTCGACCATACACGAGACAACGGTCCGGACCACTATAGATCCGCGGGCGTTGGCTGGGGACTCAAAACGACCGCAATGCCGCTAGCTTCGCCGTCGCCTCACCACGGTCGAGAATATCGCGTGCAGTGTCGACGCCGGCTGCGATGTCGGGAACGTCCTCGCGGGCGTACATGCGAAGTGCCGCGTTGAGGGCAACGGCGTCGGCGAAGGCGTCGGTCCGATCGCCGGCCAGGACCGCCTCGGTGATCGCGGCCGAGTCCCCAATCACGTCCGCCACTTCGAGGGCGTCCTCGCTCGCGCCCAAGCCGTACTCGGCGGTCTCGATTGTCGCGTCCGCGACGCCATCGCCGCCGTCCCACTCGGCGATCGTCGTCGAACCTGGGCGAACGTCGTCGTAGCCTTCCAGTCCCTGGATGAACAGGGCACGCTCGAACGTCGATTCACGAGATCGGTCGAGCGTCCCGGCGAGTTTCTTCGCGAACGCGAGGTGGTAGAAACTCCCCAGGTGAACGGACGACCCGGCGGGATTGGAAAGCGTCTCGATGGTGTTCAGAAACGTTCTGACGCCCATCTCTTCGCGCCGGGTTGCCAACGCGGTCACCGCTGGTGCGAACCGGGGCTGGTAGTAGAACCCGAAGCCAACTTCCTCGACCATTCGGGCGCTCGCGTCCGGGTCGAGATCGGTCCGGACTCCGAGCTCGTCGAGTACGTGTTTGTAGGCCGGCTGTTTTTGGGTCGGGATGCGATCGCCGCTGTGGACGACGACGGGCGTCCCGGCCGCGGCGGCGACCAGCCCCGCAGCGACCCCGAGCAGGGCCGTCGACCCTTTCCCGTCGTAGTTGGCCCCGCAGTCGACGGGATCGACGTCCGGGCGGACTCGCGTGACCGTTTCTGCCTCGAGCACGTCGAGAAAGGCCGCGAGTTCGGTCGGCGTATTGCGCTTCCAGCGGTTGGCCAGCCAGAAGGCACCGAGCGTCGTTTCGGCCGGGTCACGACGGAGGATGCGCGCCATCGCTTGCCGGGCCTGTTCCCGAGTCATGTCGTCGGCCGACTTGTGGCCGGAGCCGACGACCTCGGTCAGCAGCCGTTGGAGGGACCACTCTTCGGCGTCGTCGTCAGTCATGCTCGCACGTGGTGGCGAGTCGGGCTTAAGCCACGGGATACCGGCGAGCGTTCGCGGCCGTCGGTGACACGATGGGGGGTATCAGTCGAGCATCCGGCCCACGTCTTGTCGAGAACCCGTTCGACCCGGCGCTGTCCGGTGGCACGCCAGAAACCTTATCTGGTGGGCCATGCCAGTATTCATCGTTAGATGTCAGCCAGTGTCGCACCGATTGTGCTGGTCGTCGACGACGAGAGCGACGTCGCAGACGCGTACGCGGCCCAACTCGAAGAGCGGTATACGGTGTTGACCGCCTACAGCGGCCAAGAGGCTTTAGAGACCGTCGACGAGACCGTCGACGTCGTCTTGCTCGACCGGCGCATGCCGGGAATCTCCGGAGACGAGGTGCTTTCGACGGTCCGCGACCGTGGCCTCGACTCCCGCGTGGCCATGGTCACTGCTGTCGACCCCGATTTCGACGTTATCGAGATGCCCTTCGACGACTACGTGACGAAGCCAGTCTCCCGTGAGGAACTGTTCGAGACCATCGAACGATTGCTCACCTTTCGCTCCTACGAGGCGCAGTTCCAGGAGTTCTATCGCATCACGACGAAGCTGGCGACGCTCCGGGCAAACAAGAGTGAGGCGGAACTGCGGCGCAGCGACGCCTTTCAGGACCTCATCGACCACCGGGATACTCTCCGGGCACAACTCGACGAGACGCTGCACTCCGTCGATGACGCGGACTTCCCGGCTATGTTCACGGAACTCCAGGATCACTCCGAGTGAACTGTCTCTCGTGTCGACTTCGGCTTTGGCCTGAGGGCAACGCACAAGTACGATGACGACATAAGTTACCACATGCCATCCATCTGGGGCTGGCTCCTGGTGTCCCTCCTGGGATTCCTGTTTTTTCAGGCGCTCATCTACTGGTATCTTCGGGGGGACGGGGCGTCTCTGGATGGCCCGTCTTCGAGTCCGATCGATCGGGACTCACCCGTCCGGCCGGCGGCCGAGACTGGTGAGCGTGCGCCACCGGGTACCGATTCTGGGGAGACGATCCAGTGTCGCCACTGCGGGACGGACAACGAGCGCGAACCGCCCTACACTTACTGCCGGGAGTGTCTGGGGCAACTTCGTTGAGAGATCGGTCTTTCAGCGCTGAGAATGCCGAAGAAAACACCTTAGTGGCGAGGTCCCGTCGGTACCGATATGCGTGTCGCCAGTGGCGTGCCTGGGTTCGACGAACTCGTCGATGGCGGATTGTTGGCCGATCGCCTCTACGTTGTCAGCGGGCCGCCGGGCAGTGGCAAGACGACGTTCTCTTCGATGTTCATCACGC
The sequence above is drawn from the Halorhabdus sp. CBA1104 genome and encodes:
- a CDS encoding GNAT family N-acetyltransferase — encoded protein: MPGPVFLDGETVTLRTIEDEDLGFIQRERSAPGVWRTLGWPFPSNSEQLQEFYEETISDEETIHLLITVAEEPVGMVSFHEVSADAWRGELGYWVATEHHGNGYATDAVGTLVEYGFRDLGFHRIEAKVFDGNGPSRTVLENLGFTHEGVHREAVFSDGGFRDVHWYGLLADEWDLDVE
- a CDS encoding ferredoxin, producing MSDDGPNEGAIDPASVGERDAPPIAEKPYKIIFEANKCIGAGKCAQVADNWDLDLETGIARPKGYFIDETELEENVRAAAVCPAKKDDGVIHVIDRRTDEEIAPDPHGDGTVSVDW
- a CDS encoding peptidylprolyl isomerase, whose translation is MSDLTATLETTHGDIEVELYDERAPRTVENFVNLATHDPAANADPAPDTPTWEDPETGETRGDAFYEDIEIHRVIEDFMLQMGDPTGTGRGGPGYTFDDEFHDELGHDGPGVLSMANRGPDTNGSQFFITLDAQPHLDGDHPVFGEVIDGMDVVREIGSVETGPQDNPVEDVRLESVTIQD
- a CDS encoding DUF5658 family protein, encoding MDPKTLPERVVPAWFQAGLVALEAFLEPRPLPESDAVLWAVVLVGAAIDVVTTMVGVAAGVPEGNAVARAFMETYGTPGIGALKLLALVVLVLTWHYLDGRSARLVLFGFGIVTLVVVALNTVTLAGL
- a CDS encoding anthranilate phosphoribosyltransferase — encoded protein: MTDDDAEEWSLQRLLTEVVGSGHKSADDMTREQARQAMARILRRDPAETTLGAFWLANRWKRNTPTELAAFLDVLEAETVTRVRPDVDPVDCGANYDGKGSTALLGVAAGLVAAAAGTPVVVHSGDRIPTQKQPAYKHVLDELGVRTDLDPDASARMVEEVGFGFYYQPRFAPAVTALATRREEMGVRTFLNTIETLSNPAGSSVHLGSFYHLAFAKKLAGTLDRSRESTFERALFIQGLEGYDDVRPGSTTIAEWDGGDGVADATIETAEYGLGASEDALEVADVIGDSAAITEAVLAGDRTDAFADAVALNAALRMYAREDVPDIAAGVDTARDILDRGEATAKLAALRSF
- a CDS encoding response regulator transcription factor; translation: MSASVAPIVLVVDDESDVADAYAAQLEERYTVLTAYSGQEALETVDETVDVVLLDRRMPGISGDEVLSTVRDRGLDSRVAMVTAVDPDFDVIEMPFDDYVTKPVSREELFETIERLLTFRSYEAQFQEFYRITTKLATLRANKSEAELRRSDAFQDLIDHRDTLRAQLDETLHSVDDADFPAMFTELQDHSE